Proteins found in one Sorghum bicolor cultivar BTx623 chromosome 1, Sorghum_bicolor_NCBIv3, whole genome shotgun sequence genomic segment:
- the LOC8061410 gene encoding transcription factor Sox-1 produces MADLRPPEPGTNGAGAGVVAALPAVDAVAAAAAAAAAAAGGGGAQPPYSKRRRRPSVRLGDIDAPPPRRNHKPSSSSHPRPPRRAHPDDLDPHSHGRRGPKPPAQRRPRTAWIPAAPASAGAAEGYDDDEERYYDDEDQSDSAAAATAAAAAAAARARVSGSRDASGDESDGVADWGLPNGRLPSAMGYGGVKAWLDGLGLSRYAPVFEIHEVDDEVLPLLTLDDLKDMGIGAVGSRRKMYAAILKLRSDNAS; encoded by the coding sequence ATGGCCGATCTCCGCCCGCCGGAGCCGGGCACGAACGGCGCCGGAGCCGGCGTTGTCGCCGCGCTTCCGGCCGTGGATGCcgtcgcggccgccgccgccgccgccgccgctgccgcaggGGGCGGGGGAGCGCAGCCGCCCTACTccaagcgccgccgccgccccagcGTCCGCCTCGGCGACATCGACGCCCCGCCCCCGCGACGCAACCACAAGCCGTCCTCGTCGTCGCACCCGCgcccgccgcgccgcgcgcACCCGGACGACCTCGACCCGCACTCGCACGGCCGCCGGGGGCCCAAGCCGCCGGCGCAGCGACGCCCGCGGACCGCGTGGATTCCCGCCGCGCCCGCCTCGGCGGGGGCCGCCGAGGgctacgacgacgacgaggagcgctACTACGACGACGAGGACCAGTCCGACTCCGCGgcggccgccaccgccgccgccgccgccgccgccgcgagagCTAGGGTTTCGGGCAGCCGCGACGCCAGCGGAGACGAGTCGGACGGGGTGGCGGACTGGGGCCTCCCCAACGGCCGCCTCCCCTCAGCCATGGGGTATGGCGGCGTCAAGGCCTGGCTCGATGGCTTGGGGCTTTCTCGGTACGCGCCGGTGTTTGAGATCCATGAGGTGGACGACGAGGTGCTGCCGCTGCTCACGCTGGACGACCTCAAGGACATGGGCATTGGGGCTGTTGGCTCCAGGAGGAAGATGTATGCCGCCATCCTCAAGCTCCGGAGCGACAATGCGTCCTGA
- the LOC8060872 gene encoding 4-hydroxyphenylacetaldehyde oxime monooxygenase-like, which yields MAAVHVIVEGGSSSSPQHQHQQWRLTLVLAVVVPLVFLILLARTRTRRRAKSGSSTEKGRRLLHLPPGPPTLPILGNLHQLGALPHQSLRELARRHGPVMLLRLGSVPTLVVSSAEAAREVMKTRDADCCSRPDTPGARRLSYGHKDVAFSPYGDYWRDMRKLFVVEFLSARRVRAADYAREAEVDKLIGRLSLSSSAGGRPVRLEDHIFRLMDGVIGTVAFGNIYGTEQFAHKKHFHDVLDEAMSAKAGFSAEDYYPNAAGRLLDRLTGAAARRERVFRDLDAFFDTIIDQHLVNPPPSRATTPGGAGHGPDLIDVFVDLMEMEERQVDGSFRFTRDHIKGLLSNVFTASVDTSSVTMVWAMAELMRRPAMLRKAQEEVRSVVGGGGRETERVHPDDVAKLRYLKAVVKETLRLHPAAPLLLPRETLRQVSICGYDVPAKTRVLVNAWAIGRDPRSWGDRPEEFDPDRFNDGGGVGFNGTHFELVPFGAGRRMCPGMGMGVATVEFTLANLLYCFDWELPDGVGVDDVSMQEAGGLSVHKKTPLLLVPTRYKCRSRDQSLVSTQ from the exons ATGGCGGCGGTGCACGTCATCGTAgaaggcggcagcagcagctcgCCTCAGCATCAGCATCAGCAATGGCGGCTCACGCTCGTCCTGGCAGTTGTCGTCCCTCTGgtcttcctcatcctcctcgcaAGAACAAGAACACGAAGAAGAGCAAAGAGCGGGAGCAGCACGGAGAAAGGGCGGCGCCTCCTCCACCTGCCGCCGGGCCCTCCGACGCTGCCGATCCTGGGCAACCTGCACCAGCTGGGCGCGCTGCCGCACCAGAGCCTACGCGAGCTGGCGCGCCGCCACGGGCCCGTCATGCTGCTGCGCCTGGGCAGCGTGCCCACGCTGGTGGTGTCGTCGGCGGAGGCGGCGCGGGAGGTGATGAAGACGCGCGACGCCGACTGCTGCAGCCGCCCCGACACGCCGGGGGCCCGGCGCCTCTCGTACGGCCACAAGGACGTCGCCTTCTCGCCCTACGGCGACTACTGGCGCGACATGCGCAAGCTCTTCGTCGTCGAGTTCCTCAGCGCGCGCCGCGTCCGGGCCGCCGACTACGCCAGGGAGGCCGAGGTTGACAAGCTGATCGGCAGgttgagcttgagcagcagcgcCGGCGGCAGGCCCGTGCGGCTGGAGGACCACATCTTCAGGCTCATGGACGGCGTCATCGGCACGGTGGCGTTCGGGAACATCTACGGCACGGAGCAGTTCGCGCACAAGAAGCACTTCCACGACGTGCTGGACGAGGCCATGAGCGCCAAGGCCGGCTTCTCCGCCGAGGACTACTACCCGAACGCCGCCGGCCGCCTCTTGGACCGCCtcaccggcgccgccgcccgccgcgagAGGGTGTTCAGGGACCTCGACGCCTTCTTCGACACCATCATCGACCAGCACCTGGTGAACCCGCCGCCCTCACGCGCCACGACGCCCGGCGGCGCCGGCCACGGCCCCGACCTCATCGACGTCTTCGTCGACCTCATGGAGATGGAGGAGCGACAGGTCGACGGCTCTTTCCGCTTCACTAGAGACCACATCAAAGGCCTTCTCTCG AACGTGTTCACTGCTAGCGTGGACACGAGCTCGGTGACCATGGTGTGGGCGATGGCGGAGCTGATGCGAAGGCCGGCGATGCTGAGGAAGGCGCAGGAGGAGGTCCGGTCCGtagtgggcggcggcggcagggagACGGAGAGGGTGCACCCCGACGACGTGGCGAAGCTCAGGTACCTGAAGGCGGTGGTGAAGGAGACGCTGCGGCTGCACCCGGcggcgccgctgctgctgccgaGGGAGACGCTGCGGCAAGTCAGCATCTGCGGGTACGACGTGCCGGCCAAGACGCGGGTGCTGGTCAACGCGTGGGCCATCGGCAGGGACCCCCGCAGCTGGGGGGACAGGCCCGAGGAGTTTGACCCGGACAGGTtcaacgacggcggcggcgtgggcTTCAACGGCACGCACTTCGAGCTCGTCCCCTTCGGCGCCGGTCGCCGGATGTGCCCTGGCATGGGCATGGGCGTGGCCACCGTGGAGTTCACGCTCGCCAACCTGCTCTACTGCTTCGACTGGGAGCTCCCGGACGGGGTGGGGGTCGACGACGTGAGCATGCAAGAGGCCGGAGGGCTCTCCGTCCACAAGAAAACGCCGCTCCTGCTCGTCCCGACTAGATACAAATGTCGATCTCGAGATCAGAGTCTCGTCAGTACTCAGTAG
- the LOC8061411 gene encoding uncharacterized protein LOC8061411 yields the protein MGDAYAKRVLLTAAGDAVSRGIASTLAKHGCRLVLLGDEGALAATAEEARRCGDGGGGVELVGLDLEACGEAAADAAVDRAWRCFAGLDAFVNCYSYEGEVQDCLSISEDEYRKTIKVNVVTPWFLMKAIAKRFQDTKSGGSIVFLTQIIGAERGLYPGAAAYGTSLGAIHQLVRLSAMELGKHKIRVNAACRGLHLQDKFPVSVGKEKAEKATAVVMPLRRWLDPEKDLASMVLYLVGDESRYMTGTTIFVDGAQSIVRPRMRSFM from the exons ATGGGGGACGCCTACGCGAAGCGTGTGCTGCTCACCGCCGCCGGCGACGCCGTCTCGCGGGGGATCGCCTCTACCCTCGCCAAGCACGGCTGCAG GTTGGTCTTATTGGGCGACGAGGGCGCTCTGGCTGCGACGGCGGAGGAGGCGCGGCGCTGTGGGGACGGAGGCGGAGGCGTCGAATTGGTGGGGCTGGACTTGGAAGCGTGCGGTGAGGCGGCGGCTGACGCGGCGGTGGATCGGGCCTGGCGCTGCTTCGCTGGATTGGATGCCTTCGTCAACTGCTACTCCTACGAGG GGGAGGTGCAAGATTGTCTCAGTATAAGTGAAGATGAGTACAGGAAGACCATCAAAGTAAATGTGGTAACACCTTGGTTTCTAATGAAGGCGATCGCAAAGCGGTTCCAGGATACAAAATCTGGTGGATCTATTGTGTTCTTGACTCAGATTATTGGTGCTGAGAGAGGATTATATCCAGGTGCTGCAGCATATGGTACAAGCTTAGGAGCTATTCACCAATTGGTCCGA CTGTCTGCAATGGAGCTTGGCAAGCACAAGATAAGGGTTAACGCAGCCTGTCGCGGCCTGCATCTGCAGGACAAGTTCCCTGTCTCTGTGGGTAAGGAGAAGGCTGAGAAGGCAACGGCGGTGGTGATGCCCCTACGGAGATGGCTGGATCCAGAGAAGGACCTAGCGTCcatggtgctgtacctggtcgGGGACGAGTCCCGGTACATGACGGGCACGACCATATTCGTGGACGGTGCTCAGTCCATCGTCCGGCCGCGCATGCGCTCGTTCATGTAG
- the LOC8060873 gene encoding 4-hydroxyphenylacetaldehyde oxime monooxygenase, whose amino-acid sequence MDSIGKCMDPQLPLEISVPGVPRDRRRTNTNTNTNPRGREPASSYIMPTNHTQQSEAKQAELEAAHTPHSSRPAIPQGKQGHGQLTMATTATPQLLGGSVPQQWQTCLLVLLPVLLVSYYLLTSRSRNRSRSGKLGGAPRLPPGPAQLPILGNLHLLGPLPHKNLRELARRYGPVMQLRLGTVPTVVVSSAEAAREVLKVHDVDCCSRPASPGPKRLSYDLKNVGFAPYGEYWREMRKLFALELLSMRRVKAACYAREQEMDRLVADLDRAAASKASIVLNDHVFALTDGIIGTVAFGNIYASKQFAHKERFQHVLDDAMDMMASFSAEDFFPNAAGRLADRLSGFLARRERIFNELDVFFEKVIDQHMDPARPVPDNGGDLVDVLINLCKEHDGTLRFTRDHVKAIVLDTFIGAIDTSSVTILWAMSELMRKPQVLRKAQAEVRAAVGDDKPRVNSEDAAKIPYLKMVVKETLRLHPPATLLVPRETMRDTTICGYDVPANTRVFVNAWAIGRDPASWPAPDEFNPDRFVGSDVDYYGSHFELIPFGAGRRICPGLTMGETNVTFTLANLLYCYDWALPGAMKPEDVSMEETGALTFHRKTPLVVVPTKYKNRRAA is encoded by the coding sequence atgGACTCGATCGGCAAATGCATGGATCCGCAACTACCACTTGAGATCAGTGTTCCGGGCGTTCCACGTGATCGTCGTCGCACCAACACCAACACCAATACCAACCCCAGAGGACGCGAGCCTGCAAGCTCCTATATTATGCCCACGAATCACACCCAGCAAAGCGAAGCGAAGCAAGCAGAGCTAGAAGCAGCTCACACTCCACACTCGTCTCGCCCGGCCATACCCCAAGGCAAGCAGGGGCACGGGCAATTAACAATGGCCACCACCGCCACCCCGCAGCTCCTCGGCGGCAGCGTGCCGCAGCAGTGGCAGACGTGCCTCCTGGTGCTCCTCCCTGTGCTGCTGGTGTCCTACTACCTCCTCACCAGCAGGAGCAGGAACAGGAGCAGGAGCGGCAAGCTGGGCGGGGCGCCGCGGCTGCCGCCGGGCCCTGCGCAGCTGCCGATCCTGGGCAACCTGCACCTGCTGGGCCCGCTGCCGCACAAGAACCTCCGCGAGCTGGCGCGGCGGTACGGCCCCGTGATGCAGCTCCGTCTAGGCACCGTGCCGACGGTGGTGGTGTCCAGCGCGGAGGCGGCGCGGGAGGTTCTCAAGGTGCACGACGTCGACTGCTGCAGCCGGCCGGCGTCGCCCGGTCCCAAGCGCCTCTCCTACGACCTCAAGAACGTCGGCTTCGCGCCCTACGGCGAGTACTGGCGCGAGATGCGCAAGCTCTTCGCGCTCGAGCTCCTCAGCATGCGCCGCGTCAAGGCCGCCTGCTACGCGCGCGAGCAGGAGATGGACAGGCTCGTCGCCGACCTCGACCGCGCCGCCGCGTCCAAGGCCTCCATCGTCCTCAACGACCACGTCTTCGCCCTCACCGACGGCATCATCGGCACCGTCGCGTTCGGCAACATCTACGCCTCCAAGCAGTTCGCGCACAAGGAGCGCTTCCAGCACGTGCTGGACGACGCCATGGACATGATGGCCAGCTTCTCCGCCGAGGACTTCTTCCCCAACGCCGCCGGCCGCCTCGCCGACCGCCTCTCGGGCTTCCTCGCCCGCCGCGAGCGCATCTTCAACGAGCTCGACGTCTTCTTCGAGAAGGTCATCGACCAGCACATGGACCCGGCGCGCCCCGTGCCGGACAACGGCGGCGACCTCGTCGACGTCCTCATCAACCTGTGCAAGGAGCACGACGGCACGCTCCGCTTCACCAGGGACCACGTCAAGGCCATCGTCCTCGACACCTTCATCGGCGCCATCGACACCAGCTCCGTCACCATCCTGTGGGCCATGTCGGAGCTGATGCGGAAGCCGCAGGTGCTGAGGAAGGCGCAGGCCGAGGTGCGGGCCGCCGTGGGCGACGACAAGCCGCGCGTCAACTCGGAAGACGCCGCCAAGATCCCGTACCTGAAGATGGTGGTCAAGGAGACGCTGCGGCTGCACCCGCCGGCGACGCTGCTGGTGCCCCGGGAGACGATGCGGGACACCACCATCTGCGGCTACGACGTGCCGGCCAACACGCGCGTCTTCGTCAACGCCTGGGCCATCGGCAGGGACCCGGCGAGCTGGCCGGCGCCCGACGAGTTCAACCCGGACCGCTTCGTGGGGAGCGACGTCGACTACTACGGCTCGCACTTCGAGCTCATACCGTTCGGGGCCGGCCGCCGGATCTGCCCGGGACTCACCATGGGCGAGACCAACGTCACCTTCACCCTCGCCAACCTGCTCTACTGCTACGACTGGGCGCTGCCGGGGGCCATGAAGCCGGAGGACGTCAGCATGGAGGAGACCGGAGCGCTCACGTTCCACCGGAAGACGCCGCTTGTGGTGGTGCCCACCAAATACAAGAACCGCCGCGCCGCCTAG